In Populus nigra chromosome 1, ddPopNigr1.1, whole genome shotgun sequence, one genomic interval encodes:
- the LOC133688331 gene encoding uncharacterized protein LOC133688331 isoform X3 — MEEQREEGNDGTIENRYGRDRRGTKTHKRRATRKRQKFEEIESECRRLKEETMNIAKQSDYNQTRINLMFSILKAREDNNLAHADHLTGLLREEMEKQEQGKAGLVG; from the exons aagaaCAGAGAGAGGAGGGAAACGATGGAACGATTGAAAACAGATATGGTAGAGATCGGCGAGGGACAAAAACGCATAAGAGAAGGGCAACGAGAAAAAGACAAAAGTTTGAAGAGATAGAATCTGAATGCCGCAGGCTCAAAGAGGAGACGATGAACATAGCCAAGCAGAGTGATTACAACCAAACCAGGATCAACCTAATGTTTAGCATCTTGAAAGCCCGTGAGGACAACAACCTTGCCCATGCTGATCACCTTACTGGGCTCCTCCG CGAGGAAATGGAAAAGCAGGAACAAGGGAAGGCAGGCCTGGTTGGCTGA
- the LOC133692707 gene encoding small ribosomal subunit protein uS14m, with amino-acid sequence MEVRKENRNIRDNHRRLLAEKFELKRNLYKALVRDPTLPQEMRELHAYKLAKLPRNSSFTRVRNRCVFTGRPRGVYQLFRMSRLVFRSLASQGLLEGIRKASW; translated from the coding sequence ATGGAAGTACGCAAAGAGAATCGGAATATAAGAGATAACCACCGTCGCTTGCTCGCAGAGAAATTTGAATTGAAGCGAAACCTTTACAAGGCACTTGTTAGAGATCCCACACTTCCTCAGGAGATGCGTGAGCTACATGCATATAAGCTGGCCAAGTTGCCAAGGAACAGTTCCTTTACACGAGTGAGAAACCGATGTGTTTTCACTGGTCGTCCTCGTGGTGTTTATCAGCTGTTTAGGATGTCTCGTCTTGTTTTCCGTTCATTGGCAAGCCAAGGTCTGTTGGAGGGCATAAGGAAGGCGTCCTGGTAA
- the LOC133700994 gene encoding uncharacterized protein LOC133700994 isoform X2, with amino-acid sequence MDSIKPLAPSRSVSKSKHRKQWNRERRETMERLKTDMVEIGEGQKRIREGQREIRQKFEEIGSECRRLKEETMNIAKQSDYNQTRIDLMFSILKAREDNNFAHADHLTGLLREEMEKQEQGKAGLVG; translated from the exons ATGGATTCGATCAAGCCTTTAGCCCCGAGCCGCAGTGTTTCCAAGTCCAAACACAGGAAACAATGG aaCAGAGAGAGGAGGGAAACGATGGAACGATTGAAAACAGATATGGTAGAGATCGGTGAGGGACAAAAACGCATAAGAGAAGGGCAACGAGAAATAAGACAAAAGTTTGAAGAGATAGGATCTGAATGCCGCAGGCTCAAAGAGGAGACGATGAACATAGCCAAGCAGAGTGATTACAACCAAACCAGGATCGACCTAATGTTTAGCATCTTGAAAGCCCGTGAAGACAACAACTTTGCCCATGCTGATCACCTTACTGGGCTCCTCCG CGAGGAAATGGAAAAGCAGGAACAAGGGAAGGCAGGCCTGGTTGGCTGA
- the LOC133700994 gene encoding uncharacterized protein LOC133700994 isoform X1 translates to MDSIKPLAPSRSVSKSKHRKQWKNRERRETMERLKTDMVEIGEGQKRIREGQREIRQKFEEIGSECRRLKEETMNIAKQSDYNQTRIDLMFSILKAREDNNFAHADHLTGLLREEMEKQEQGKAGLVG, encoded by the exons ATGGATTCGATCAAGCCTTTAGCCCCGAGCCGCAGTGTTTCCAAGTCCAAACACAGGAAACAATGG aagaaCAGAGAGAGGAGGGAAACGATGGAACGATTGAAAACAGATATGGTAGAGATCGGTGAGGGACAAAAACGCATAAGAGAAGGGCAACGAGAAATAAGACAAAAGTTTGAAGAGATAGGATCTGAATGCCGCAGGCTCAAAGAGGAGACGATGAACATAGCCAAGCAGAGTGATTACAACCAAACCAGGATCGACCTAATGTTTAGCATCTTGAAAGCCCGTGAAGACAACAACTTTGCCCATGCTGATCACCTTACTGGGCTCCTCCG CGAGGAAATGGAAAAGCAGGAACAAGGGAAGGCAGGCCTGGTTGGCTGA